From Methanosarcina lacustris Z-7289, one genomic window encodes:
- a CDS encoding ribonuclease H family protein, with protein sequence MLEVYCDSSYNEGEDSYIGCVVLRDGGQIHQSTTKVPGHPQNNLDCELAALNFAISLVRTFSKGYTEIVVYNDSTEAVKSFQGRAQEIEKEFSGSGVSFEYIPREKMNQAAADSLSKKFPVFFSSTSTLDVESFSRREDVLSDIARNGRNVFYLEKVSEMSTNKKTCYRLIVRTMEKTLSDDRIYPVKKGGPGTQIKAAEEIRKDLSNPEVLSSLKSKGVRLENSYFLLTDETWGLRGTDSQAFSILPFSIPHKVICDEVDRSPQNLFRRAERFR encoded by the coding sequence ATGCTTGAAGTTTACTGCGACTCTTCTTATAATGAAGGTGAAGACTCTTACATCGGTTGCGTGGTGCTACGGGACGGTGGGCAGATCCACCAGTCAACAACTAAAGTCCCAGGTCATCCTCAGAATAATCTTGACTGTGAACTTGCGGCCCTCAATTTTGCCATATCCCTTGTCAGGACTTTTTCAAAAGGCTATACAGAAATAGTTGTTTATAATGATTCTACTGAAGCCGTAAAATCTTTTCAGGGACGGGCGCAGGAAATAGAAAAAGAGTTCTCAGGGTCCGGTGTTAGCTTCGAGTATATTCCCCGCGAGAAGATGAACCAGGCAGCCGCAGACAGCCTGTCTAAAAAATTTCCGGTTTTTTTCTCGAGTACATCCACGTTGGATGTGGAATCTTTTTCGAGGCGTGAAGACGTTCTTTCAGATATTGCCCGGAATGGGCGCAACGTTTTTTATCTGGAAAAAGTTTCGGAAATGTCCACAAACAAAAAAACCTGCTACAGGTTGATAGTTCGCACAATGGAAAAGACCCTTTCCGATGACCGGATTTATCCGGTTAAAAAAGGAGGTCCGGGCACTCAGATAAAGGCTGCGGAAGAGATTCGAAAGGACCTTTCAAACCCCGAGGTACTTTCTTCTCTGAAATCAAAGGGTGTCAGGCTTGAAAACTCCTACTTCCTGCTCACGGATGAGACTTGGGGACTTCGAGGGACGGACAGTCAGGCTTTCTCCATTCTGCCTTTCTCCATTCCCCATAAGGTTATATGTGACGAAGTAGACCGGTCACCTCAAAACCTCTTCAGAAGAGCAGAACGTTTCAGGTAA
- a CDS encoding queuosine precursor transporter: MKSIDYKTQLLLSVFVSSLLLGNLLGSKLIEIFGIVTSVGLFGYPVTFLITDIVEEVRGKEVTKIFVHAGFLSLCIAVLFVFVSTGLPPSPLYPHNEAYNYVFSNSLRLILASMIAFVISQYHDLWAFNFWKQKTNGRYLWLRNNLSTIVSQLLDSIIFMFIAFYRATPELGAVQIFYMIMPFWTLKVIFALLDTPFVYLGVRWLASENINDAPSPGESKEADPV; the protein is encoded by the coding sequence ATGAAATCCATCGATTACAAAACCCAGCTCTTGCTATCAGTTTTCGTCAGCTCTCTGCTCCTCGGAAACCTTCTCGGGAGCAAGCTAATTGAGATCTTCGGAATCGTAACCTCGGTCGGCTTATTCGGATATCCGGTTACTTTCCTTATTACGGACATAGTAGAAGAGGTTAGGGGAAAAGAAGTCACAAAGATTTTCGTACACGCAGGCTTCCTTTCACTCTGTATTGCAGTCCTTTTCGTGTTTGTAAGTACAGGTCTGCCCCCCTCACCTTTGTATCCGCATAATGAAGCTTACAATTACGTTTTTTCAAATTCGCTGCGGCTCATTCTGGCAAGCATGATCGCTTTTGTTATAAGCCAGTACCATGACCTCTGGGCCTTTAACTTCTGGAAGCAGAAGACAAACGGTAGATACCTCTGGCTCAGAAACAATCTTTCAACAATTGTTTCCCAGCTGCTCGACTCCATTATTTTCATGTTTATCGCTTTCTATCGCGCAACTCCCGAACTGGGAGCAGTCCAGATCTTTTATATGATCATGCCTTTCTGGACCCTTAAAGTGATTTTTGCTCTCCTTGATACTCCTTTTGTGTATCTCGGGGTCAGGTGGCTTGCTTCTGAAAACATAAACGATGCCCCCAGTCCTGGGGAAAGCAAAGAGGCAGATCCGGTTTAA